gaactcagggtagttatTCCTTAATGGGTCTGGTCCATTCCAaacagcgttggcccactccaatgCTCGACCCGtcaggcaggagatgaggaggctcacactctcctcccccgagggagtcGGCCTCatggtcgccaggtataactctagTTGTAATAGAAAACCCTGGCACCCTGCCGctgctccatcgtactccctcggagGCGTCAGACGCAGTGCCCCAGATCCAGACGGGGAAGGGAGTGGAGTAGGTGGACTCGTCGGGTGAGCTGGAGGtgaaggaaggaaaccactcctctcccatcgatccatcctctccatcatctggtccatggctGACCCAATCCGATGGAGGACGGTGGTGTGGTGGAGGACCCGTTCTTCCATCGATGGTAGAGGAGTGGTGGCTGCTTCTGCTTACTCCATGTTGTTGGTGCGGGCTTGTTACGTGTTTTCACTGTGTTTGTGTTGGACTTTGGATTTGTTACACCCTGTTGTGTTTGGGCATTTTTTCCTCTTTTGTGGTacttattaaatatatatatattgtaccaaacatttttctgcctcctgcgcctgactccacacccacgacgtccaagcgttacagaatctcccaccaaccacggaccaagcagcgggcccaggaggaggaaggatcctgggccagggagaaaagggagtggaggacatcgtggacatgggaggagataattgcaggggacaagaccctgccatggagacAGGTGGAGACAGCAAGAGAGGAACGGAAAAAATGGAACGAAGACCGGGACTGTTACAGGGGTACACCGttggcatttaagcctgagaggcagccccaataaaaaaaaattggggggggcacacgggtagtttggcggggcCAGGATTAAGCCgcaagccaactccccatgcttattgGAGGcaccctattactggtcaggtacTGTGCGTTGGAGTGATGCGCTCGGCGTCGAGGCCAAGCATTtacaggccggtgtgcgcggtgccagcgccccgcatttcacagggggaagcgggcatccagcaagtaagggtggagccagtactgcgctcgagaccgccagtgcgccttcacggtccagtgtatcctgttccggctcctcacactagccttgaggtgcgtgtctccagtctgatacctccagtaccagccccacgcaccaggcttccagtgcgtcttcccagtccagtacgtcctgttccggctcctcgcactagccctggggtgcgtgtctccagtctggtacctccagtaccagccccacgcaccaggcctccagtgcgtcagcccagtccagtacgtcctgttcctgctcctcgcactagccctggggtgcgtgtctccagtctggtacctccattaccagcaccacgcaccaggctccagtgcgtcagcccagtccagctcgtactgtccctgctcctcgtactagccctgtggtgcgtgtccttagtctggcgcatcctaagccagccccacgcaccaggccttccggcaacagtgcctcgtccagaacttccggcaacagtgcctcgtccagaacttccggccacagtgcctcgtccagagtgtccggcaacagtgcctcgtccagagcctccagcgacagtgccctgtagagagacggcccactgtccggcccactgtctgtttccctacagtccggagctcccagagtcgtcctacagtccggagctcccagagtcgtcctacagtccagagctcccagagtcgtcctacagtccggagctcccagagtcgccctacagtccggagctcccaaagtccagtccagggtctacagtgacaggcttcaggccgaggtattcagtgggggtggactggtcaggtaggggactaaggcctaagcctaagccacctccactgtaggaggtttggggacggggggtgtagcacgggagccgtcggtgacggcagccaccctcccttccctccattTAGTtttaggggtttatttttgtaagATTTTTTTTTGTAAGGTGCATCTgatgtctgcacctttggggggggggtactgtcacgtcctgaccagtaaaggggttatttgttattatagtttggtcaggacgtggcagggggtatttgttttatatggttcggggtgtgtgtgtatgtagaggggtgtttggtttatgtattccggggtttttgtcattgttctatgttagtgtatttctatgttctgtctagtcatttctatttctatgtttaggtaattggggttggggccttcaattggaggcagctgtctatgttgcctctgattgaaggtcctataaataggaatgtgtttgtcatgggatttgtgggaggttgttctttgcatagctgtgtgttgcctgcaagactgtttgtcgtccggtcgtttgtcttgttttgtttataagtgttctaataaagttaatatgagcactcaacccgctgcgccttggtccatccactacgacgaccgttacacacaTACTTAATTTTACTGACACACCTCGTCTAGCGTATAGCTTCCAGTAGGATGCTCTATCAAGGTCAGTATCAAGGGTAAATATTTTGATATCAATGTAAATGGCCCTATGAACTGTGAGAGGAGTAGCACAAATATTTGTAGTAACACACTCACTATCAATACATTTGGATATAAGCCAAAAATCTATTCTGGACTCTCTGGAACCTGTTTTGTTACTCCAAGTGAACGATCTGTCAGCCGGaaacctctctctccatatatcaGTAAGATCAGACTTTTCAATAAAAAGTATTAAACCCAAATTCTGACTGGTTGGCCTACCTGGGGGCCATCTATCAGATGAATTATCTATAGTAATGTTAAAGTCCCCTCCTATCAATAATAACGAATTGGGAAATTTAGATAAACAATGAAGTATATGTTTCTCTATAGTTTCAAGCAACTCATAATTTTCATGTTTGGTGCTGTACCCGTAGAAGTTTACAGTAATGAGCGTAATGTCATTGTAACTGATCACAAGACAAATGAAGTGACCAAAGGGGTTACATTCCGAGTGTAGAATATTACCACCAAAGATATTTTTCATTGTAGTGACACCAGTGGAGCGTTCAGATCCATGAGATAGCCAAATATCGTTGTCCCACTGTGACCTCCAGAAGTTGGCATCAGTAGAAATTGAGTGAGACTCTTGAAAAAAGCAAAAATCTGTTCGAAATTGTTTAGCAAATAAAAATAAGACCTTGCGCTTCACATTGTTTCGTAACCCCCTAGCATTAAGAGAAACtatagacaaagacaaaacaacaaaGACAATATAAAAGTATAAACTGTAGGATGAGTCAAAAACGTTGGAGCAGTGAACGTAAGCCATAAGGAACCGAGATCTGCACCATTTAAGTCAACTTAAAGAGAAAATAGCTTATACCATAAACTCTGAGCTAGTTGTTTTCCGGCTTTTGAAATTCAACTTAACAGAAAATTATTTTCAAAACCAAACCAAGGGTTCTCTGTAGTAAGAGAGACTAAAAACCCTCTTTAGTGTTATCAGGGACTATTCTgagaaagaaaaataaaatacaaaatattaatttaaaaaataaaagggTACCTACTATTTTAAGTGCATATGAAAACTgatcataaaaaaaataaagagtaCATTTTTTTTCACATATACACATTCCTAAGACCTTTTTCACTTGGCAATAAGTATTAATAACTAAATAGAACAATAactgtataaagtcagaacagaCCTGTATGCCCCTTTAAAACAGTATTTTAGTTACTGTAtgcataaaaataaatacaactttCAGTCTTCTTCGTGAGTTTATAAACAAAATACACCTTCTTCTGGTCTGGTCATACAAGAACAAGCTAATAAATTATTGAGGTACCTGAGTGTTCCGAAAAAGAGTCACCTGAGGCTTGTTAGGTAACGTTAATCAGTACAAGGAAAATGAGAATACCATGGCTGAAACCATCAATCTGTTCACTCTGGTGAGATTCTAGGGATGAAAATGGATTTCCGAACCGTTGATGAAGCCTTGTCCTCAGACGAAGTAAGCATCCTCTGGTCTGAAATGCTCGGCGAAACGCAGACCATGGCTCTGAAGGAACGAGTTCTTCCTAGCAGCTTTCCAgacagcatccctgtagaatctgGCAGTGAAGAGGATGATGATACCCCTTGGTCTTGAATCGTTTTGCTGTTGCTTCTTGCCGAGGCGATGCACAACGTCGATGGTATCACCAACTTTGTTCTTCTCTGCAGGCATAACTTCTTGGCAGATGCGGATAGCCTCTTGTCACATATCCTCATTCTCCATCTCTGGCACACCGTAGTCTCAGGTTCCATCTTCTTGTGTATTGCTCCAGATCAGTGAGACGTCTATGGTAGACATTGTTATTCTGTTCCACCTTTAACACATCATTTGACATCCTTGATTACATCACATGCAAACTCCACAGTCTTTTTCAAGCCTTTGATTACCACGGTGTTCGCGCCTACCATTGTCTCAATGGCGTCAGACCTGGAGTTGATAGGTAAGGAGAGGGTAGCCACGATGTCAGAGtccatgtttgtttttttggaGGGTGGAGGTTTGCACGGAGTAACCGGTAAAGAGGGGAACTCATCATCTTCAACAGCATTCAAAAGCATGAGGTTATCCTTAGGGCAAGCGTAGTTATGGCAGTTGTCAATACATTTTTTCATGGATTTCTTCAATGCTCTGAATAGTCAAACTTCAGGTAGGCTATATAATTACGATAAAGCAAAACCAGTATTGTTCCCATTTAATaaatataaaaagtaaagtaAAGCAAATAAAATAGGACACCAGCAACCACTAAAATTAGGATAGCAAGTTCTGTGAAGAGTATACATTTGGACCACAATTTCATGCTTAAGATAAGGACATGTTTGGATTGTACACACTGTTTATCTCTTAACCGAATGAGGGCCAAAGGACATTTTTAAGTACACACAAAAGATATGACAGTTTGCTTACAGTGCAAAATGAGTCTCTCAGCATTCAGTTATGGGAGCTGCAAACTACATTGAGCACAGATGCCAGTCAGAAACTAGCTAGGCAGTTTCACAAACAGTTTGCACACGAGTAGGTAGTTAGTCCAAAACATAATCCATCGGTGTAGGCTCACtttcagggagtgtgtgtgtggtgtacactAAGACTTGCTTAAAGTATGCACAGCCAAAACAATATATTCATATCTGTGGTGTTTTTCCAGCTACAATCTAACAACCTTCATCCTTCCCACAGGATGTACTAACTAACTCCTCGGAGTTCAAAGTTAGAAATGTACTGAAACCTTTACCATACAAACATTAAGAAGTGGTGCTTAAATAGAAAAGTCAAAACAGTCAAAAATGTTTAACCCATTTTGAGGACCATTCCACCGAATCCCAGAATAAACTTTGTTTGCACCACAGCACCAAAATAGAGTAAGGCAATGGTTAGGCATTGAATGCACCTAAAGGGGTCTTGTTCATAAACCAATGTGGTAATGTGGCAGCATATTGGACTTGTCCATTGTTCATAATAAATTCAAGGAGCTTTGAAGAGCTCTATAAAGCAAATGGAATGTAGTCAAACTAGTTCATCAACAATGTCTACATCTCATCAGTGTGGGCTGGTTTGGTGGGGTCAAGGCTTGCACTCCCTTTTCCTGTTGCTGACACCTTTGCCAGAGTTTCAGTCTGCCCGTCAACCAGAGTCGAGCTGATCCCTGGTTGGCTCTCCTCCAGGGCCACACCCTCAATGTCAGTGATTTTGGGACTTTCTATTGGTTGCTTTAGTATTATGGAAGCATCCGGGGGATCTGATTGGCTGAGGTCACGGGAAACGAGTAGGGAATCGGGCTGAATGATACGGTTGTCCACATCCTCAACAGCTTGCAAGGATGAAGCAGGATCTGTGAGGATGTTTCTGGAGATAACTGAAATGGTAAAGAAGAGGGAAGGCTATTTAACTTTCATAGTTTTCAGAAGAAAAATGATCCATTATTAATTACTAAATGGATAACTAACCTCCTTTTGGTGTATAGTCCTCTTCTATGGATGAGGCGCCCCAATGGAAGGGGCTGTAACTTGGGAAGATGATGAGGCCCAGAGAGAAGATGATAATCTAATGGGAAACACACGTTCAATTAACTTTTTTTTAAGATCACCCTGAAAGTACCCAAAGACATGGATGAAAGACATGTTGATCTCACCATGACGCAGGTGCTGGTCTGTGCTGCTTTAGTGACCGTCTGTTTGATCAGCGACTGTAGTCTGTGCAGCTGAGCCAGGAGAGACCTGTGCATGGAGATATTATAAAACACCAGAACTAACAAGACACAAACATCTTCATTGAGCATCATCAGTGCAAAAAGGTGATGTTAGCCAATTTACTTACATGTTGTGTTTCTCCAGCTGTTCCACGGTCCTCTGCAGCTCTTTGTTTTGCACTGAGCAAGCCGCTGCCCTGAGACACAGAAAATACCTAGGGTCACTGACAGAAAAGTATTCCTACTGTCCGACAGTGTCACCCCATTGGGGAAAGTCAACAATAACTCAgtggcagaatagaacagaaggaCCCATTGTCAGGACTTCCTACTGCACATGCCTCACTGTTGTACCACATTTGAAAATGCTAAGGAAATGCAAGTGACTTGTTTATAGAGGATATTATCCACCATGTGGGTCCAATTTTCATGGAGCCTAATTGAAGCCTCAGGCCTCACCTGCTCTCAAGCCCATCCACATAGTCCTTCTTCCTGCGACGGCTGTCTTGGGCTGACTGTTTGTTGCGTATTTTGCGTCTCACTTTTTTCAGAATCCGTTCCTCGGCCTAGAAGGGAATTCAGTCCAGTACATTTAGATGCAATTCAACTCAGTGCTAAACAATTTCCGTCAAATCATATAAAATATACAGCAAAGTCATTTGTTATGTCAAAGTTGTTATGCAAAAGTAATGTAATCCAAGTGCATGCAGGGAAGTAATGGATTTGGGGTACATAGAATAGTGTACCATCCaccgtgcgtgtgtgtctgacctTGGTGAGGGGCAAGTTGTTGGGCAGAGAGATCCCCTCTTGGTTCAGCAGTTTCTGCTCCTCCTCAGTCAGTGTGAGATCAGGGTAAAGCTGATCAGGAGAAGAGGATATTGTGTTTATAATCCTCACCGCCATAATCCCATAGAGAGACACTTGAACAACCACCGGGGTCTCAGACTAACAATCCCCCTCCCCCACTATCTTCTTATTGTGCCCATCTTCTCCATTCATTAGGGATTGAGGCCTATGGATTTCACCACATCTTTACAATAAATTTGCAGGCCTCCATTATAAATAAGCGGGAAAGATTGTCACTATGTAATTACATCTAATTAGATGGTAAAAACATTCCCTACTCATTTGGGATTGAGCCCTGCAGCTTTGTCCTAATGCATACGGTGGGATCTTCACAACAGATGCCATTGAATATGGACTTATCTTGGCATAAGACCACTTTTGTGgtgtgaaaatattttttaaaaactCTTATTTTGGAGTCAACTTGCCCCTTTTAAGTCTCACCAGCGGGCTGTCTGGACTGGTGGGGCCTGAGGTGGAACCAGAGAGGGTAGAAAGGTGACCATGGTCAAATCTACCAGCTGATACTAGGGGTAACTCGTTGACGATACAGGACTCCGAGATCAACATCTGAGAACTCCACTCATCTGTAGCAGAAGACATAGGAAAAGAGAGTAAACTCCCACCCAACACacatggactcacacacacagatgcgtGTGCGCaagcgttcacacacacacacacacacacacacacacacacacacacacacacacacacacacacacacacacacacacacacacacacacacacacacacacactcacccagttCTATGGAAATGACATCAACACTATGCTGCTCTGGCTCCGTCTTGATGTTGGCCAGGGTGCTGATGTCATAGACCACCTGATAGACAGTTGTGGGGACCTGAGAGGGGTCCACCGTGGCAGTTAGGTGGCTCTTGGAGCAGGGTTCCTCAGAGatgccactgtctctctctgaggaGGTCTCCACTGGGTCTCTGGTAGGGAAGACGTCATTTGGATTGATGGCATAAAGCACATCCTCTGGCTCGCTGTTGTTTAGACCCTGTAACATATGGAGAGGAATTTGGTAATACTTTAAGCAAATGGGTATAATACATTATTACATGTTAATAATGTGTTAATAAATAAAGTTGAGTAAATATTGCCCCAGGTCTTTACAACTTGGCTCACTATATTGTACAACTAGTCATAATGGGAAACCATCCGCACACTTTGGGGGTCTACCGTGCATTCATCGAGGGGTTTTTCAGAGCCAGCATAGATAACATCAGAGCAAGAAAATGGCCCTTCCAGTCCCCAACTCTCCTCTGACATACTGTCCTCCTTGTGTCCGAAAAACAGCTCTCCATTCTCTATATCCATGTCCTACAAGAAACAAAACAGCTGTTAGAAGTATTACAAAATATTTATCAATTCAGTTCACTTTTGTGTACTTCTCTTATTGCACTGTCAATGTTACAACTCTTTGTTATTAAAGTGTTTGAAACTCATATCTATGTTGTTGTAAGTGAAAATTTATAAAGCGTGAAGAAGGTGTGGCAACTGCTCAGAGAGCTGTTaaaggggggagctatatctatGATTACTGTTTGATCAGTGGGAGTCCTTTCGCAAGAGGATATCAGCATCCtggtacacgcacgcacgcacacacacacacacacacagttgtattAAAAACTGATAGGCTTTCTCAATAGCAATTGTACCCCCTCATAAAATCACAACTGTTACCCTTTTTTGGCCTCATATTTAATATGTAGGCCTACTAGTTAGGCTAGCAGAAATAATAATAGCACGTGACCCACACCATTAGTCTTTAATAAACTATAGTCTGTCTCTACGTATGTTTTCTATATCGTAGGCTATTGCCTGAATATTTCAGCCAAATGTTCAGATAATGATCTCACACTATTAAATGCCGGAACTTAAATAAAGTTGATCCATTAAAATTCAACATTCGTAAACGATTGCCTTCTTTGTTCGTATTAGATGTTGAGTTTGACACGACACCTCGGTCATGTGTAGGATTCCGTTCCCTGTCAAGCAGGATAAACAAGTGTTACATTGTACTCTCCGACTATAGCTTCATGTCACCACAAACAACTTACTTGTCTGCTGCGGTTTTCAGAAGCGATGATTCTTCCGAATATATATATAGGTCTACTTCAAGAGCATTACAACAATAGTAGGCCCAACGTGAGGAGAAAAATGCAGACGATTAGTGTTTAAAGATCAACCAGTGTAAGACGCATTTCTCACAAAAATCCAGCTGGCAATTCTCATGTCAATCATTCCGGAGGGCGAATAACCATACTGACACGGCGGATGTGCGTCGCCTATTCGCAACCGTGGGCTCTAAAATCACTAACTGATAGAGTATGTGgatttctctctgtttcttacTTATTCCATAATGCAAAAACATGTCCCTTTTATAAATCAGTACATTTACACCAACGTTGTACAGTTCATAAACGTCAAATAACCCCGAAGTCCCTCCCACTTTACGCCTTTGATTCGGCAGGGCAATTTATGTGTGAATACTTTGTGGGCAAAATGTAGCAGTGAATTAGAGATTGTACTGGACATACTGGAAAAGAACAGTCACAGTATCGTATTGAACTCAAAAGACCTATACTTTTGCCAACATTCTCTAATGAGACGTTTTTGCAGTAGGAAAGTCAGAGCAAAATCAGGGGATCATGGCAAAATCTAAAAGTGTGTCACACCATCTGGAGTTCTGACTTTGAACAGGTCATGGATATCTCAAAGCAGTTTTGATGGTTTGGACTACATGGCTGGCACGTCAATGATGTTTGGAAGAGCCTGGTCTGTTGGTGTTCCTTGCAAAAATGGATAGCAGGGTGGTGAGTCAACCTTTGTATGTGTTCACAGCTCTCTTTGCACTTATCTATTTCAAATAGACACTGATCTTTTTGTCTCACCATTCTTTGTAGTTGAGTCAAGAATGGAAAAGGCAGCCAAATGTTGCGATCTTGAATGCAACTTCGTGAAATTGTATCATTCCCTTTACCCTGTAGGTGGCGTTAGAGTCTGTCCTGCTGGTGGATGGTGGGGAGACCATTGTGGTGCAAGGGCTGTGGGTGGCTCCTAGTGTGAGTGGCCAGGGGAATACTGGTGCCATCCAGAGACATGTGACAGTGGTATGCCTGCAGTCACTTTCCACAGGTCACTTGCCCGAAGACTGTGCCGAGGACACGACCCAACACCTGAAAAACTGTCTAGATATCGCCTGTTGGCCAAAGAGGTAGGCCTACATAGCTTGCATGCCAGTGTGGTTTGTATTGAGCAGGGACGTGCACAACTGCAGTCCTTGATGGCCACAGTTCTGAGGTCCAGTCATTTGACATATAACATTCTCTAGTTGTGTTATTTACaattatacactaccgttcaaaagtttagggtcacttagaaatgtccttgtttttgaaagaaaagcacattttttgtctattaaaataacatcaaattgatcagaaatacagtgtagacattgttaatgttgcaaatgactattgtagcaggaaacagcagatttttttatggaatatctacataggcgtacagaggcccattatcagcaaccatcactcctgtgttccaatggcacattgtgttagctaatccaagtttatcatttcaaatggctaactgatcattagaaaacccttttgcagttatgttagcacagctgaaaactgttgttctgattaaagaagcaataaaactggccttctttagactagttgagtatctggagcatcagcatttgtgggttcgattaaagtctcaaaatggccagagacaaagaactttcttctgaaactcgtcagtctattcgttttctgagaaatgaaggctattccatgtgagaaattgccaagaaactgaagatctcgtacaacgctttgtactactcctttcacagaacagtgcaaactggctctaaccagaataaaaaaggagtgggaggccccagtgcacaaccgagcaagtacattagagtgtctagtttgagaaacagatgcctcacaagtcctcaactggcagcttcgttaaatagtacctgcaaaacataGTCTCAATGTCAACTGTCACAGCGgtcgatgaaaggggaccaatgcgcagcgtgtagagtgctcattcttCTTTATTTCAAcaagaacacttaaacaaaatagcagaacgacagccaacagttccgtaaggtactcagacaaaacggaaaacaactacccacaccccaaaggaaaaacaggctgcctaagcatggcttccaatcagagaacgaaagacacctgcctctgattggaaaccatacccggccgaacatgaaaaccaacacatagaaatagacaactaGAACAAACCCGCATAGAAACAGaaacccaaaatacatacaaaacaaacccccctgccacgccctgaccatactactattgcaaatgacctctttcactggtcaggacgtgacagtcaacagtgaagaggcgattccgggatgctggccttctaggcagagttgcaaagaaaaagccatatctcagactggccaataaaaataaaatattaagatgggcaaaataacacagatactggacagaggaactctgcctagaaggccagcatcccggagtcgcctcttcattgttgatgttgagactggtgttttgctgatactatttaataaagctgccagttgaggacttgtgaggcgtctgtttatcaaagtagacactctaatgtacttgtcctcttgctcagttgtgcactggggcctcccactcctctttctattctggttagagccagtttgcgctgttctgtgaagggagtagtacacagcgttcgagatcttcagtttcttggcaatttcttgcatggaatagccttcatttctcagaacaagaatagactgatgagtttcagaagaaagtgctttgtttctggccattttgagcctgtaatctaacccacaaatgctgatgctccagatactcaactagtctaaagaaggccagttttattgcttctttaatcagaacaacagttttcagctgtgctaacataattgcaaaatggttttctaatgatcaactagctgtaacgacggtcgtcaggaatggaccaaggcgcagcgggttgagtgctcataattaactttttaatgaaaacacttatacaaacaaacaaacaaaacaaaccgatggacgacgaatacagacttgaaggcaaacaacagcaattcaagtgacaacctcccacaaatacaccctaatatataggactctcaattaaaggcaactagacaacacctgccttcaattgagagtccataccccaattaactaaacatagaaacagactaactagaaagaacatagaaatagactaacatagagcagtgaccaaaaatccccggaatacataaatcaactaccctctacataatacacacacaccccgaaccacataaaccaaaatccctctgccacgtcctgaccagcctacactaacaaaagaaccctcatactggtcagaacgtgacactagccttttaaaatgataaacttggattagttaacacaacgtgccattgtaacaaaggagtgatggttgctgataatgggcctctgaacgcctatgtagatattccataaaaaaatctgtagtttccagctacaatagtcatttactacattaacaatgtctacactgtatttctgatccatttgatgttattttaatagactaaaaaatatatatatttcaaaaacaaggacatttctaattgaccacaaacttttgaacggtagtgtatgtatggaCAAGCATCATGCAATGTATCTTGATCTGAAATAGCCTACTCTCTTGAATCACCTATTCTGTCTGTGGCAGGGCATTCTTTATTTGTGTTGTGAGGTAGGTGACATAGGACCTTTCCCTGAGGAACTACAACATAGACTCGACCAAGAATACAAGGCTGAGGCCTTCAACCCAGTGACCCTGAGCCAAGCAGAGGCAGAAAAAGCAGTGCTGAGCACATGTAGTTGCAAACCTACTGCCGGGTTGCAACATTATCAATGACTGGGAGCCACTGAAGCTTATGGAGGCTAATCTGGAAGTGCTTCGCAGGAGGGCGCTAACCTGGGTAGCAGACTGCCCACTCAGGCCCAATGCCCTCAGTCTCTGCACCAGACCACACCCAGTGCCCTATTGCCATGTTGCCCTCCATTTTAACATCAAAATATTTTGGTCACAGCCTTGATTCAGTCTGTACTCTGTTCCTGGCACAGTTTAGAAACCTGCTCTGATGCTTGAGTAGTTATCTCATCTTctatacttacagtaccagtcaaatgtttggaaacacctactcattcaagggtttttctttatttttactattttctacattgtacaataatagtgaagacatcaaaa
The sequence above is drawn from the Salmo salar chromosome ssa05, Ssal_v3.1, whole genome shotgun sequence genome and encodes:
- the cr3l4 gene encoding cAMP-responsive element-binding protein 3-like protein 4 isoform X1, with product MDIENGELFFGHKEDSMSEESWGLEGPFSCSDVIYAGSEKPLDECTGLNNSEPEDVLYAINPNDVFPTRDPVETSSERDSGISEEPCSKSHLTATVDPSQVPTTVYQVVYDISTLANIKTEPEQHSVDVISIELDEWSSQMLISESCIVNELPLVSAGRFDHGHLSTLSGSTSGPTSPDSPLLYPDLTLTEEEQKLLNQEGISLPNNLPLTKAEERILKKVRRKIRNKQSAQDSRRRKKDYVDGLESRAAACSVQNKELQRTVEQLEKHNMSLLAQLHRLQSLIKQTVTKAAQTSTCVMIIIFSLGLIIFPSYSPFHWGASSIEEDYTPKGVISRNILTDPASSLQAVEDVDNRIIQPDSLLVSRDLSQSDPPDASIILKQPIESPKITDIEGVALEESQPGISSTLVDGQTETLAKVSATGKGSASLDPTKPAHTDEM
- the cr3l4 gene encoding cAMP-responsive element-binding protein 3-like protein 4 — encoded protein: MDIENGELFFGHKEDSMSEESWGLEGPFSCSDVIYAGSEKPLDECTVDPQSGLNNSEPEDVLYAINPNDVFPTRDPVETSSERDSGISEEPCSKSHLTATVDPSQVPTTVYQVVYDISTLANIKTEPEQHSVDVISIELDEWSSQMLISESCIVNELPLVSAGRFDHGHLSTLSGSTSGPTSPDSPLLYPDLTLTEEEQKLLNQEGISLPNNLPLTKAEERILKKVRRKIRNKQSAQDSRRRKKDYVDGLESRAAACSVQNKELQRTVEQLEKHNMSLLAQLHRLQSLIKQTVTKAAQTSTCVMIIIFSLGLIIFPSYSPFHWGASSIEEDYTPKGVISRNILTDPASSLQAVEDVDNRIIQPDSLLVSRDLSQSDPPDASIILKQPIESPKITDIEGVALEESQPGISSTLVDGQTETLAKVSATGKGSASLDPTKPAHTDEM